The Candidatus Peribacteria bacterium region GCGATCAAAACCAAGCGGAAACCCTGCCCTGACGGCTCTGCTGCGTTGTTCGCCTGCGCTTTTGTACCGCTGTCTGTCCGTAAGGCAAATGGCGCATTTTTAAAATCGGACAATCGAAATGTCGGAGAACTAATCGTCATCGTAAGCCCTTTTCTGAATGAACGATGTGGGTAAGAACCGGAAGTCGGCTCTTTTTCTATGGAAAGAATAGCAAAAGCAGGATTATTGCCAAGCATGAGCGTCTTGCCTAGACTGTGAGCTCTTTTGGTTTACAGCACGGACGATTAGCTCAGCTGGTTAGAGCGTACGATTCACATTCGTAAGGTCCTCGGTTCGATCCCGAGATCGTCCACCACATATTGCACATAGAAAAACCGCAACACTCATCCAAAAGTGCTGCGGTTCCATGGATCCTTAGGTCCGTTTTACAGGCTTGGAAGATACCAAAAGCAAATCATGGTGATGATGGTTGCGGGCAAAGCACCCAGAAACAGTCCTAAGGGGCTGATACCATTTTTACCAAAAACAGGATTCACAATCGAATAGCCTGCAGGATTAGGTGCGTTCGCTATCACCGTCAGACCGCCGCCGCTGACCGCTCCCGCAACCAACGCGTACTTCTTTCCGTCACTTAATCCCTCGACTTGGGAGCCGAGGAATGTCAGTGCGGCGTTGTCGGTAATAGCTGTTAATGCCGTTGCACCCAGGTAGAGCTGCAATTCATTCAGGCTGGCTAACAGTGGTTCCAGCCACCAGGATTGCAATCCTCCTAAAGTAACGAGGCCGGCAAGAAAGCCACCGACCAGCAATCCCTGTTTCACTTTGAGTTCCTCCTGATATTCGTGTGTCACCACACAAAATCCCAGGAAAAAGACAAAAACCCCCATGAACACATCCGAGTGATGTGCAGTAACCACCACAAGCGCAAGAGTGCCCAGATGTACCCCAATCACCCACCAAGGAGCCTTCTTCATTTCTACGGAACCAGAGGCATGCAATTCATCATCTGTCAGAAGAGGCATGGCACAGAGCTGCCGAAAGAAAACAACAACCATCAAGACCGAACTGGTCAAAATCGCCACCGCTGCCTTCCAGCCAAAATGCCTCTCCATATACACAATGTCCCAATCCCATTTGTCTGCCACCATCAAAACAGGCGGTGCGGCAAAGGGGGTATGAACGCCTCCAATCGATACAAGAACTAGCAGAGTGCCGAAAAGCATATATTTGAAGATACGACTGTAACCTCTACTAAAATATTGTCGTACCAGCAAAATTGCTGTTACTGTCATGGCAGCAGGTTCTGTAATAAAACTTCCCAACTGCGCTCCAATGAACAGAGCCGAAAGTAAAAACGCTGCAGAAGACGGGAGCGGAATGAGTCGCGCGCCAGCTCGAATGATTGCATCCGCCAGATCAATAACAGGCTTCGTGCCTGCAATGACCATAATAACGAATACAAATTTCGCCTCTGTATAGTTTAAGCTCTCAATATAATGAATGGCCTCATGCCACCCATGACCAAATCCTCCTGTAACATTAGCGAGTGAATAGGGGTGACCATTCACATGATGCAGTGCACTGATACATATATGCACTAACCAAAGAACGCCGGCCCAAAGGATGAATACCGCCTCTGTCTCCCCTAATAAGTGAAACAGATTTTCTGCCTTGGATCCCTCGGGGTATTTGTGAGCCAGTTTTTGAAATTGCGACACCAAAAAGGTGTGCAAAACTGCCAACACAAAAATTGCTGTCGCTGCATGTTCAATCCGCATGACTGTCCCTTTCAATTTTGAACTACGTAGTTGTGAAATTCAGATAGTAAATCTTCTTCCAAGCCGGTGGACTCAAAGATCACTCCCTCTTCCAAACGTGAAAGAAGAATGATTGAAATACCATTTTCTCGCAAAAATATCAAGGCTCTAAGAGTCCCCCTTTCCGGTTTATACCACGTTTAGAGCATGCTTTTTGCAAATTCCGTATCCGTCATAATTCTGCTCTCTTCAGGCAAAATTTGATTTAAATACTTACTATTTGGCTTCAAATTATAAGGAGTTTCAGCCGGGCTTGTCATCATTTCAAACGCTAACTGACAAATACGCATACCTGGATACAAAGCAACTGGCATTCTATTTAAGTTACTTATTTCCAAAGTAATAGTTCCTGAAAAGCCAGGATCAACAAATCCAGCTGTTGAATGCACAATAATACCCAAACGGCCAAGTGAACTACGTCCTTCAACTCTTACAACCAAATCATCAGGAACAGTAATGCTTTCCATGGTTACTCCTAATACAAATTCCCCTGGTTGTACTATAAAAGAATCACCATCTGTAATAGTGATCATGCGCATTCTATCGGTAAAAGTTTCTGGGTTTTTTGGATCTAATATTGCAAATTTACTATGTTCATACAGCTTAAAAGTATTACCTAAACGCAAATCCATTGAACTAGCATGAATATGTCTGAATAACTCAGGTTGTGCTGAATCAATTTTTACACGTCCACTTTCTATAGCCTTTTTAATGTCTCGATCAGATAAAATCATAGGAATGAAAAGAAAGTTTTATTCAGCTTTATATCCAATAAATAAAATAACCTAAACAAATAATAAACAATTACCTAATAGCTTAGAGAGTTCCATTCTTAAGTTCTAGTGAATATACGCAATTAGAGGAAAAAATTAGTTCTAATACATTCTTATTAAATTAAGATTTAATATATTTTTTTCAAACGAAAGTTATTGGAATAACCAAGAAAAAACTCTCTTAATGAGAAATTTATGTACTATTAATTGTGCATTAAACTACTAATACACACTATATATTGTGGAGGGAATACTTGAGTTCAGCATCACGACCAGTCAGAATGCACCTCACACCCCATGCCAAACAATACCCTATCGTCGGCCGGAAGCGGGTCTCTGTTGGAAGACTACGAAGGCAGTGAGGCACTGACTTTTGCCAATGAGCGTGCAGAGAAAGAATCCAAGCTGCAGGATGTGCGCGATATACTGCACGAGGCGGCAACGGGACGGGATCAGTACCTGCATCCTGACACCGCCGAGCGCTGGTTTCAGGAAACTGTTGATACAGACCGTCCGCGCAGCCACTTCGAACAGCAGATCCGTCCACGTATGAAAGAGGCACAGGCCACCAGACAGGAATATGACGACGTGACACAGGAACTCAAAAAACGGGGAAGCAGTTTTGATGCACTCGCTCCGGACGCATTCTGGAAATTGAGCAGTAACGACCGCAAAAAATATCTGGAGCAGGCGCGGGAATATATGAAAGGTCCGAAGAATTTTGAATCGAGATGGGGCGCGATTTCAGACAAAGTGCGCAACTTCGTGAAGATCACGTTTGACGAACTTGGTGCGGCGTCATCCAGCGAAAGTAAGGCGCTTCTGGAAGGGCTCAAGTATAAGCCGCAGGATGAAAAGGAATTGGAGGGCTGGGAAGAATATGTGAATGGGGAAATGCAGAAGCAGCTGAAATTTGCCCGCCGCCTCTACTTTGAGGAATTGATGGATCCCCTGCTCCGGGAACTGAAAAACAAAACCATCTCCGAGCGCGTGCTGAAAGAAATGGACAAGAAATTCCGCGATAAGAACGTCGACTATAAGAGCAAGGAAACATACATCCAGAAGGTGCTCCCGACTCGCATTAAGGAATGGCAGACAGTGAAGGCAAAGCGCGACGGACTCGCGGAACAGTTAAGCGCAGATTCACAGCTCAAGCGACTGGTGACCAAACGCGTGGGATCATCAAAAACAGGAAAATTAAATGCCTTCATGAACCCGGATGCGTTTGCAAAAATGACCTACCCCGAGCGTAAGGGCATCACGGATCTCATTGATTCCATTATCAAAGCCGACAAAAACAACATGCTTCAGCTGCACGGCATTGTGCACTCAAAACTGGAATCTTTCAGCCAGGACGGCCGCATGCATCCGTCCAAGGTGGGAACATGGATGGACAGAATTTTCACACACCACGCGACCCCGCAGGAAGTGCAGGCGTACCTGACAAACACCGTCTATCCGAACGCAGAGCGCTGGAAGCAGGCACGCGTGGATTTCGATGCACTCAATGCAAAAATCAAACAGAAAGGACTGCCTCGCGGCATGCACCAGAACACGCTCAATCAATTCCTGCTGATGGATTACGAGCAGCGTGTGTCTTACCTGGAAGAAGCAACACAGCGCATGGAACACAATGTAAATGAGCAGAGTGAAATCAATAACCTCATCCTTGGCATTCGCCACAATTTCGATACGCATGACTGGGAAGAAGCTGAAGAACTATTGAACGAAGCAAAGGCGCTTGATCCAGAGAACAGAGCAGTGCAATCCATGGATCGGTATCTGCGTGCGCACCGTCCGCGCATTGTGGAAGAAAAAGAGGATCTGGAAGCAGAGGAGCTTGTGACAGATTTGCGCATGATGCTCAAAAATATTCCGGGCATGATGGGCAAAACATACGAACGTGCCATGCTGCTCGGCTCACAAGAACTGTCTGCCATCACCACCGGAGCGTATAACCTCGTGTGGGTCCATGAGCACCGCTACAGCACACCGCAAAAAGACCGCATCGCGAGCGAGAGTGATTTCAATAAAGACAAAACCCGCAACTACATTGAAGACGGCCACAGCCGGAAACTCGAACACAATATTCTCGGTGGTGATACCGCCCACCCGAATGCCATCCGCGACGAATGCAAAAAGGCACAGATGGTCCATATTCAGGATAAGGAAGGCGCAGCCGTCACCGTTGATAAGTTCAAACAGAAACAGGACGATAAACTGTTCCTCTACTGGACGACGCTGCATTTTGACGATGTCTCCTACGAAGAGCACCGCAGAGTGGTCCGGAACTATAACTATCCGCTCAAAACCAAAATGCGCGCACTGGATAAGATGGGCTACAAATTCACATTAGACGGTGCACCGCAGAAAAAGGACTAAATCGGCGTTTTGCGCTGATTGAGGAAAAATGCCTTCTCCTCTAGAATAGGACCTCTTTTGCCAATCTCACTTATGAAACACGCACGTACCCTCCTTCTCATCGCTCCTCTCTTCCTCGCAGCCTGCGGCACAACGCAGACCGGAGGCAGTAACACACTGGACGAGAATCTGGGAAATCCCCTCTTTGCGCAGCGGTATTATACCGACCTCGCAGAGCACATGGTGTCGCTCCAGCTTCGGGAAGACCCGATCATGAAAGATGCTGGCAAGAAAGCAGTCATCGACCGCACGCGTGCGAATGCTGCAGAGAAGGCACAGGACGCCATCGATTTGAACGCCAAAGGACAGAAAGGATACTTCATCAGTGAGCGTGACCTGTCACTCGGCAGCGTGACTCTGGTGAACGGCATGCTGTATTTCAGCCCCGACTTTATCAGCACGCCGGGACCATCCCTCCATGTGTATCTGTCCGATGTAACCGATCCGCGTCAGGGAGAATTTCCCGATGCCAGCGCGGTGGATCTCGGACTCCTGAAAAACATTATTGGAGCGCAGTCATTCGCACTGCCAGAAAAAGCCGCAGACTCCTACCGGACAGTCGTCCTCTGGGACGACGATCTTGGTATTGTCCACGGCTTCGTTCAACTCGACTAAACATTACAGTCTGCTTCCTGCACTTCCGACTGCATCCTGAATTGCTTTGCCGATGTCTGCGATAGTTGCAGGGACAACGACGCCATTCACGAAGTATGTCGGTGTGCCGCGGACACCCAGTTTTGTGCCGGCATCATACTCAGCCTGAATGACTTTGCGCTTGATGTTCGAGCTGCGGCAGCGGTTGAAGAGGTCCATATCAAGCCCGATCTGCTCACCCCAGTTTTCAATGGCGCTGGAGCTCAGCTGTTCCTGATTTTCATAGTTGAGATCCAGGAAATCCCAGAACTTACCCTGGTCAGCGGCACATTCGCTCGCTTCAGCAGCTTCCATCGCAAAAGGATGAATGGACGCCAGAGGGAACTGACGGAATTCAAATGCAATCTGTGAACCGTACTGGGCAATCATCGGCTCTGTCACCAGTGTGAGTGCCGACTTGCAGGACGGACACTGGAGATCGCCGTATTCCACCACGCTGACAGCTGCATTGGCATTCGTCTGCGGATGAACAGTTTTGGACGTTTCAGCACTGAGCCCGGTCGTATCGACACACGCAGTCAGCGCAACGAGGGAAATGGAGAGGAGGAGGGAGTGTTTCATAGTGCGGGCAGGATGGCAGGATCTCGAAAAGAAGGCAACCGGATCGACCAGACTTTGCACAAGGCTACGTCCGGCAAGCAAAAATGCGACATTCCTTTCATACTTGATCCCCGATCCCCTATACTGCTTTTCCTATGTCCCTCTACCGCCAATACCGCCCGAAAACCTTCGCCGACGTCGCTGGCCAAAGCCCGATTGTCGACACGTTGAACCAGGCTGTGTTGCAGGACAAACTCGCACATGCGTATCTGTTTGCCGGTATCCGCGGAACAGGAAAAACATCCATCGCACGCATTCTTGCAAAAGAACTGCTCACGCGCGGGGTGGAAGATGAGGTGCTGACGCGCAATATTCTTCAGGCTATTGAGGAAGGAAATCTGGTGGATTTGATTGAAATTGATGCAGCGAGCAACCGCGGTATAGACGATATCCGCAGCCTGCTGGAAAAAATCCAGTTCACGCCGGTGGTGGCAAAGGCAAAGGTCTACATCATTGATGAGGTGCACATGCTCACAAAAGAAGCATTCAACGCGCTCCTGAAAACTCTCGAGGAACCGCCGGCCTATGCCTTCTTCATCCTGGCCACGACAGAACTCCACAAAATTCCCGCCACTATCCAGTCCCGCTGTCAGCGTTTCCTGTTCCGGCAAATCCGCGAGGAAGACGTGGTTGGCAGGCTCCGGTTTATTGCCGACGCCGAATCCATCAGCATTGATGACAAAGCACTGAAAGCCATCGCCCATCACAGCGGCGGCAGTATGCGCGACGCCATCTCACTCCTTGATCAGCTGCGGTCTCTCACCAAAGACATCACGATGCAGGATGTGAAAGAGCGCATCGGGGAATCGGGACATGAATACGTTGAGCAATTACTCACTGCCATTCAGACCGGCGATACCGGCACGATTGTGACCATTGTTCGCAGTATGGAAGAGTCCGCAGTCCCCTTTGAAAACGTCACGCGGCTTCTGCTGGAAGAAGTACGGAAGCAATTGCACACCGCCGTGCAGGACAAGAAAAACACTGCCCCGTTTGTCCGCGTGCTCGACGCATTCATGGATACCATCCGCGACCTGCGCATTGCACCAGTCCCAGGACTCGTTCTCGAATCGACACTGCTGTCTCTCACGCAGCCGCAAACTGTAGCACCTGTAGAGATGGCAAAGCCTGTGATCTCACAGCCAGCAGCTCCTGTGATACAAAAAGTACCCGCTCCAGTCGTCACGCCAGCTGCACCCGTCACTGAATCAAAACCGATCGCATCCCCAGTCGCCGATCCAGAGATTCCCAATAACCAATTACCCATAACCGATAACCCAACCGCTCCAGCTGCCGTCGACCTGATGTCCCTGAAAAACGCCTGGCCCGACATCGTCGCAAAAACGGAACCTGCTTACGTCCGCATGTCCCTGAAAAACGGCCATCTGCACGCCGTCGAAGGAAACAACATTATTGTCGTCTTCGGCTCCTCCTTCCACCGCGACAAAGCATCCTCCCCGGAAGGCGCACGCAGCATAGACACCGTGATGGAATCGATATTCAAAGTACCGCTGCGCATCAAGTGCGTCCTCGAATCTGATGTCCGCAGCTCGGGCGTTGTGCCGCACGCAGAAGCCGTCAACCTCGCCGAAGCCGCAGCTGATATTTTTTAAACATTCCACCTCCGGTAACCGATCCCCGATCACTCATCATGCACATCCGCGATGAAAAACAGTTGCTCCGGACACGAATCGGGGAAAGGGCGAAAAGACTTCTCCCGAAAGAGCGCGACGCAGAAAGCCGCAGCATTTGCAGAAGAGTCGTCGAAAATCTTCCGGAAGGCCAGTTAACAATCTGCGCCTATATGCCGATGGCAAGCGAAGCAGACATTGCGCCGCTTGTGGAAAAGCTGATCGGGATGGGACATCGTGTCTTCATCCCCCGCTTCACCCGTGTGCACTTTGAATTCCGGCAGATTCTTTCCATGAAGGATCTCTTCCCCGGAAAATTCGGCTTGATGGAGCCGCTCGCAAGCGCACCGGAACTCGACCTGAAAACCGTCTCACTCGTCTTGCTCCCTGCCGTCGGATTTGACCGCACAGGCAACCGCCTCGGCCGCGGCAACGGAGGCTACGACCGGTTTGTAGAGGAGCTGAAAAAAGTGAATCCGGATGCACGCATCTGGGGCATTGCACTGGAACATCAGCTGACAGATCATGTGCCAACTGAACTGCATGACAGACCTGTCGACGCAGTCATTACCGCACGGGAGTTAGTGACTCCTCAACCCAAACCGTAACCCAGACCTTATTTCGCTGTCGTCACCGTCTCCGCAATTTTCTTGAGGAGCGCAATACCGTCAATCACTTCCTGCGACGGTGTACTGACAACAGTGTTTACCACCTGCTCCACATCGGCGTAGAGGATTTTTGCGTTGTCGTCCGGCGGCCAAATCACGGCGCTCGGGTGTGTCTCGACGAACGCATCGACTTTCTCGTTGGCGCTTTCTTCTGCAATCGGGAAGTCGGCCACTTTGGTAAGCATTGCAGCACCTTCCGCTTTAAAGGTCAGAATCATGCTTTCCGGGTACGCCGTCCCCCCATCCGGACGCCCGATTCCAATCAGGTACGCAGACACCAGCCCCGCTTCACTCGTCACAATACCGCACTGCATCGGCTTTGCTGTATCAATAGGCAGATACACACCGGTTCCCTGGAGAGGCAAACAGCTCTGTGTCGCAATAACAGCATTCTTTGCAGTGGTGGAAATCGTCCAGTCTTTCAGCCCCGAGGGGATATGATCGTATTGGATAAGTGCAGACACCGTACCCGCAAGCGGATCAGCAGCCTTGGATGAGTGTACCGGATACAGGAAGCTGAGGTTGAGTGCGGAGCTCTGCACGGTTTTCCAACTGACCGTCTCTCTGCTCATAAAGAAATAGAGGCCGATGACTGCCGCAACAACAGCGAGGGGAAGAAGTTTTTTCATAGTGGACTGAGTGTAGCAATTTTTTGACCGTGACAGCAACCATCTATCTTCGTATGCTCCGCGCATGCCTTCGTTTGATTTTCTGAAAAGCGGCGACCCCGCCATCTACAACGCATTGATGGGTGAAATGCAGCGTCAGGTGGATGGAGTGGAACTGATTGCATCTGAAAACTACATCTCCCCTGCGGTGATGGAGGCGATGGGCAACGTCTTTAACAATAAATATTCCGAAGGATATCCGGGGCGCCGCTACTACGCGGGACAGGAATATACGGATCAGATTGAGACCCTTGCGATTGATCGTGCAAAAAAATTATTCAATGCGGGACATGCAAACGTGCAGCCGCACGCAGGCGCACCGGCAAACGTCGCCCTCTACTTCGCACTCCTGGAACCGGGTGACACCGTGATGGGCATGGATCTGAGTCACGGCGGACACCTCACACACGGGCATCCGGTCACGTACCTGACAAAGATCTTCAAGTTTGTGCGTTATAAGATGAAAGACACGGAGACCGGGGAAATTGACTACGATCTGATGCGCCAGGTGGCCCTCGCCGAGAAACCAAAAATCATTCTGGCAGGTTTCTCTGCGTACCCCCGTGAACTCGACTACGCAAAAATGAAGGCAATCGCACAGGAGGTCGGTGCCTATACCGTCGCAGACATGGCACACATTGCCGGACTGATTGCCGGCAAGCAGCTCAGAAACCCGTTTGATGACGGCTTTGACGTTATTACAACCACAACCCATAAAACGCTCCGCGGCCCCCGCGGCGGCATGATTCTGTGTCGTGATCCGGAACTCGGAAAGAAGATCGACAAGTCCGTCTTCCCCGGCTTCCAGGGTGGCCCCATCATGCAGATGATCGCAGCCAAGGCTGTGGCTTTTGGCGAAGCGCTCCAGCCGGAATTCCAGGAGTACGCTGCGCAGATCATTAAAAACAGCAAGCACCTCGCCCAGTTCTTCATGGACCGCGGCGCAAAGCTCGTCACAAACGGAACCGATAACCACCTGATGCTGATCGACTGTATGACCTCCTTCGGCGTTCCCGGGGGCGAAGTTGAAACTGTGCTCGATAGAGTCGGCATCACGCTCAACAAGAACATGATTCCCGATGACCCGCGAAAACCGATGGATCCATCCGGCGTGCGCCTGGGAACCCCGGCTATCACCACCCGCGGCATGAAAGAAGCGGATATGGAAACACTCGGACAATTCATGCTCCGCGCCATCGAACACCGTGCGGATGATGCCGCTTTGCTGTCGTTGCACGGGGAAATCAAAGAGTTCTGCCACACATTCCCGGTGCCGGGAATCTGATCGTTACTCTGTTTTGCAGTTAAAACACCCGTCATACTGACGGTTATTTCCGTCATCGCAGGTCTCCCCTGTCTCGACAATGTCGTTGCCACAGTAGGCAGGGATTTTGCAGACACTTGGAGATCCGGAACACTTGTACCCGAATTCGTCTTTGCAGGAAGCAGAGCACCCGTCACCGTTTTCCAGATCACCATCATCGCACCGTTCGTTCGATGCAGTCACGCCATCTCCGCACAGGGACCAGCACTTCGATGGCTGACCTGCACATTCAAAGCCGCTTTCGACTGCACAGCTTGCGGAACAACCATCGCCAGAGACGGCATTTTTGTCATCGCATGTTTCCGCTCCGGTCATCAGTCCATCACCGCAGCCGGCTTTAATGGCTGTTGCAGGCGCAGAGCTTGTACGCGTTATAACCAAAGCACCCGTACTGCGGCGGCGCTTGCTAAGGACAGGGGCAACGGCACGCAGAGATGCGACAGAGGATGATCTGGAACTGACACGCCGGCCCCGCACACTGCTTGCAGAAGACGATGATGCAACCGAACTGACACGCGGCAAAAGCAGCGCACTCATATCCTGTCTGCCTGCCGGTAATGATTGCTGCAATGCGGCAATACCACTCAGGGCAAAAAGTGCCGAGAGCAGAAAGGATGTGCGACGGGAGGAGAAAGGTGCAGCGTGCTTCATACAGAAACAGGAAGGAATAGGGACATGATATCAGAATTCCGCAGGCACTGGCACCTGCTCCGTACACACACTCGGACTGCCGGTACATACATACATGTGATCCGTCTGGCAGGCAGCATTGCACCCATCATAATCCGTCCTATTTCCATCGTCACACTCTTCACCGCTTTCAATCGCTCCGTTGCCACACGGCGGACGGTGCCGGCAGGTTCCGGGGCCATCGCACACATAACCCGGCTCTGTTTCACACCGGTATGAACAGCCATCGCCGTCTCTGCCATTTCCATCATCACACATCTCCCCTGCCTCAATACGAGTGTTTCCACATCCCGTTTTCCCCGCTGACGTTTTTACGCACACGCTCGGTTCCCCGACGCACGCATACGATGCATCCACCAGACAACGCGTACAGCCATCGTAATCCCAGTCATTCCCGTCATCACACTCTTCAGACTCTTCAATCAATCCGTCACCACACACACTCAGTGCTGATGTGGTATCGGACACGACTTCAATAGATGACACTGTCTTTCCCTCGCCCTCTGTGCGCAGCATGAATTGCCAGGCAATAAGGAATGCCATAAGAGCAAGGACAGTCACAATGCCGCAGAAGACCAAAAGCCGGTGGAAGAAGGATGCATGTGCCAAATCTCTCTAGTATAGCAAAAAAACACATTTTTCAGAAGGTGTAGCGTCGTCTGAAGCAGGAAAATTGGCTTGTAGACAAATCAGAAAAATATCAACTATTGAACGCAGCAGTAAGCCAAAAAACAACATGTCACTTTTTGATCACAAATTGTATCCATATAACATCATTGTTTTTACACCATGACAGATTGTTGCACTCACCTGCTGCCGTGCGTACGATGATATGAAACGTGACGCACAGAGCAGCACATTTCACCCCACAAACAACAAAGACAAACATAGTTTCTTTTACATCACCGAGACATAACAGAGAGAGTGGTAATCATCCTGGAATACGGACACGTTCCCCTCAGCCACCCCTTGCTTCCTATGCATCATCCTGAGCATGGAAACGTGATAGCCCCCTTAGATGTTCCACAAGTGTGGTTACCCCCCTCTCTGCCGTGCAACGCTCGCAGTCTCGTAGCGGTACGATCCTGCGCAACCCCCTCCACTTCCGCGGTTCTCTCTGGCGCAAGCCTTACGACGAACCAATCCCCGGAACTTCGTCAGGTCACGAGGAGAAACAAGAGACCAGAGCACAGCAGTCCCAGGAGTCCCCCAGGACAAACACAAAAACAGAGAGACTCGAATGATGTATTCGGGTCTTTTTTGTATGAGATTGAGGTTGCCGAAGCTCGCGAGCTCAGGGTGACACTGCTACACTGCACTCCATGCGCCGCATGAAACGCAGCCTCGGCTTCGCCCTCGTTGGCCTCCGCCACGCCTTTGAGCGTGAAAAGAACCTCCGGATGTTCCTCTGGGTCTATATTGTCGTCATCGGCCTGGGCGTGTATCTGCACCTGCTCCTCTGGGAATGGCTGGCTGTCGTGATGGCAGGCGGCATGTTCATGGCAACGGAACTCTTGAATACCGCCATCGAACGCTTTGTGGATGTGATTGATCACAACCGTAAAATTGAAGGCAACGAGGGTTACCACCACAATCTCAAAGCAGCCAAAGACGTCGCGGCAGCGGCATCACTGATTGCACTTCTCACGAATATTATCGTCATCGGCATCGTGTTCTATCCGTACGTGGATATGACCATCCGTGCGATGATTAAGCAGTAAGAAGTGTTCCCTTGCGA contains the following coding sequences:
- a CDS encoding putative Na+/H+ antiporter, with the protein product MRIEHAATAIFVLAVLHTFLVSQFQKLAHKYPEGSKAENLFHLLGETEAVFILWAGVLWLVHICISALHHVNGHPYSLANVTGGFGHGWHEAIHYIESLNYTEAKFVFVIMVIAGTKPVIDLADAIIRAGARLIPLPSSAAFLLSALFIGAQLGSFITEPAAMTVTAILLVRQYFSRGYSRIFKYMLFGTLLVLVSIGGVHTPFAAPPVLMVADKWDWDIVYMERHFGWKAAVAILTSSVLMVVVFFRQLCAMPLLTDDELHASGSVEMKKAPWWVIGVHLGTLALVVVTAHHSDVFMGVFVFFLGFCVVTHEYQEELKVKQGLLVGGFLAGLVTLGGLQSWWLEPLLASLNELQLYLGATALTAITDNAALTFLGSQVEGLSDGKKYALVAGAVSGGGLTVIANAPNPAGYSIVNPVFGKNGISPLGLFLGALPATIITMICFWYLPSL
- the dcd gene encoding dCTP deaminase, which produces MILSDRDIKKAIESGRVKIDSAQPELFRHIHASSMDLRLGNTFKLYEHSKFAILDPKNPETFTDRMRMITITDGDSFIVQPGEFVLGVTMESITVPDDLVVRVEGRSSLGRLGIIVHSTAGFVDPGFSGTITLEISNLNRMPVALYPGMRICQLAFEMMTSPAETPYNLKPNSKYLNQILPEESRIMTDTEFAKSML
- a CDS encoding DM13 domain-containing protein codes for the protein MKHARTLLLIAPLFLAACGTTQTGGSNTLDENLGNPLFAQRYYTDLAEHMVSLQLREDPIMKDAGKKAVIDRTRANAAEKAQDAIDLNAKGQKGYFISERDLSLGSVTLVNGMLYFSPDFISTPGPSLHVYLSDVTDPRQGEFPDASAVDLGLLKNIIGAQSFALPEKAADSYRTVVLWDDDLGIVHGFVQLD
- a CDS encoding DsbA family protein; translated protein: MKHSLLLSISLVALTACVDTTGLSAETSKTVHPQTNANAAVSVVEYGDLQCPSCKSALTLVTEPMIAQYGSQIAFEFRQFPLASIHPFAMEAAEASECAADQGKFWDFLDLNYENQEQLSSSAIENWGEQIGLDMDLFNRCRSSNIKRKVIQAEYDAGTKLGVRGTPTYFVNGVVVPATIADIGKAIQDAVGSAGSRL
- the dnaX gene encoding DNA polymerase III subunit gamma/tau codes for the protein MSLYRQYRPKTFADVAGQSPIVDTLNQAVLQDKLAHAYLFAGIRGTGKTSIARILAKELLTRGVEDEVLTRNILQAIEEGNLVDLIEIDAASNRGIDDIRSLLEKIQFTPVVAKAKVYIIDEVHMLTKEAFNALLKTLEEPPAYAFFILATTELHKIPATIQSRCQRFLFRQIREEDVVGRLRFIADAESISIDDKALKAIAHHSGGSMRDAISLLDQLRSLTKDITMQDVKERIGESGHEYVEQLLTAIQTGDTGTIVTIVRSMEESAVPFENVTRLLLEEVRKQLHTAVQDKKNTAPFVRVLDAFMDTIRDLRIAPVPGLVLESTLLSLTQPQTVAPVEMAKPVISQPAAPVIQKVPAPVVTPAAPVTESKPIASPVADPEIPNNQLPITDNPTAPAAVDLMSLKNAWPDIVAKTEPAYVRMSLKNGHLHAVEGNNIIVVFGSSFHRDKASSPEGARSIDTVMESIFKVPLRIKCVLESDVRSSGVVPHAEAVNLAEAAADIF
- a CDS encoding 5-formyltetrahydrofolate cyclo-ligase, with amino-acid sequence MHIRDEKQLLRTRIGERAKRLLPKERDAESRSICRRVVENLPEGQLTICAYMPMASEADIAPLVEKLIGMGHRVFIPRFTRVHFEFRQILSMKDLFPGKFGLMEPLASAPELDLKTVSLVLLPAVGFDRTGNRLGRGNGGYDRFVEELKKVNPDARIWGIALEHQLTDHVPTELHDRPVDAVITARELVTPQPKP
- a CDS encoding serine hydroxymethyltransferase, producing MPSFDFLKSGDPAIYNALMGEMQRQVDGVELIASENYISPAVMEAMGNVFNNKYSEGYPGRRYYAGQEYTDQIETLAIDRAKKLFNAGHANVQPHAGAPANVALYFALLEPGDTVMGMDLSHGGHLTHGHPVTYLTKIFKFVRYKMKDTETGEIDYDLMRQVALAEKPKIILAGFSAYPRELDYAKMKAIAQEVGAYTVADMAHIAGLIAGKQLRNPFDDGFDVITTTTHKTLRGPRGGMILCRDPELGKKIDKSVFPGFQGGPIMQMIAAKAVAFGEALQPEFQEYAAQIIKNSKHLAQFFMDRGAKLVTNGTDNHLMLIDCMTSFGVPGGEVETVLDRVGITLNKNMIPDDPRKPMDPSGVRLGTPAITTRGMKEADMETLGQFMLRAIEHRADDAALLSLHGEIKEFCHTFPVPGI
- a CDS encoding DUF4215 domain-containing protein, translating into MKHAAPFSSRRTSFLLSALFALSGIAALQQSLPAGRQDMSALLLPRVSSVASSSSASSVRGRRVSSRSSSVASLRAVAPVLSKRRRSTGALVITRTSSAPATAIKAGCGDGLMTGAETCDDKNAVSGDGCSASCAVESGFECAGQPSKCWSLCGDGVTASNERCDDGDLENGDGCSASCKDEFGYKCSGSPSVCKIPAYCGNDIVETGETCDDGNNRQYDGCFNCKTE